AGTACCTGGTCATCGGCGCCGGTCCGGCGGGGTTGCAGGCGTCCTACCTGCTCTCCCGCGCCGGCCGGGACCACCTGGTGCTGGAGGCCGGTGACGTGCCCGGCGCGTTCTTCACCCGCTTCCCCCGGCACCGCAAGCTGATCTCCATCAACAAGCCCAACACCGGCTGGGACGACCCCGAGCTGAACCTGCGCACCGACTGGAACTCGCTGCTGTCCGACGACCCGGAGCTGCTGTTCACCCGCTACACCCCGCGCTACTTCCCCGACGCCGAGGACATGGTGCGCTACCTGGCCGACTTCGCCGCCAAGCACGACCTGCCGGTCAGGTACGGCACCAGGGTCGTGGAGATCACCCGACCGGGCGACTTCGTCGTGCGCGACCAGCACGGCACCGCCTACCGGGCGCGGCGGCTCGTGGTGGCCACCGGGGTGTCCAAGGCGTACGTGCCGCCGATCGAGGGCGTGGAGCTGGCCGAGCGCTACGACGAGGTGCCGGTGGACCCGGCGGGCTTCACCGGGCAGCGGGTGCTGATCATCGGGCGCGGCAACTCCGCGTTCGAGACCGCCGACAACCTCGTCGAGACCGCCGCGGTGATCCACGTGGTGGGGTCCGGCTCGCTGAAGCTGGCCTGGCAGACCCACTTCGTGGGCCACCTGCGGGCGGTGAACAACAACTTCCTGGACACCTACCAGCTCAAGTCGCAGAACGCGCTGCTCGACGGGCGGGTGCTGGGCATCCGCCGCGACGGCGACGCCCTGCTGGTGCGGGTGTCCTTCGAGCGGGTCGCCGAGGTGGTCAAGGAGATCCGCTACGACCGGGTGATCCTGGCGACCGGGTTCCGGTTCGACGCCTCGATCTTCGCGCCCGAGTGCCGGCCGCGGCTGACCATCAACGACCGGTTCCCCGACCAGACCGCGGCCTGGGAGTCGGTCGACGTGCCCGACCTGTTCTTCGCCGGCACCATCACCCAGGCCAGGGACTTCAAGAAGTCCACCAGCGGGTTCATCCACGGCTTCCGCTACGGGGTGCGGGCGCTGC
This portion of the Saccharothrix syringae genome encodes:
- a CDS encoding NAD(P)-binding domain-containing protein; translation: MSSEVSTEYLVIGAGPAGLQASYLLSRAGRDHLVLEAGDVPGAFFTRFPRHRKLISINKPNTGWDDPELNLRTDWNSLLSDDPELLFTRYTPRYFPDAEDMVRYLADFAAKHDLPVRYGTRVVEITRPGDFVVRDQHGTAYRARRLVVATGVSKAYVPPIEGVELAERYDEVPVDPAGFTGQRVLIIGRGNSAFETADNLVETAAVIHVVGSGSLKLAWQTHFVGHLRAVNNNFLDTYQLKSQNALLDGRVLGIRRDGDALLVRVSFERVAEVVKEIRYDRVILATGFRFDASIFAPECRPRLTINDRFPDQTAAWESVDVPDLFFAGTITQARDFKKSTSGFIHGFRYGVRALHRILEHRYHGVPWPSREVSPVPGAVVDAVIERVNRTSALWQMFGFLADTVLVAPDGTARYAEEVPVAHLHEAVGRGDFGEVDSYLTVTLEYGEGHDRVNPFDVTEGRVSQQDTSGLDGRYLHPVVRHFRAGALLGEHHLTENLENEWDSEDVHRAPLLAFLRARLAPTAVGAP